The genomic interval ataatttaagataaattcttttttttcatacatacattatattcttggatttttaattatatgaacTTTTATGAATTGCACTGAATACAAATCAGCTCTATATTTGCggtattttatgaaatataggAACAAATTTCTCAAAATTAGACACGCAACTTTTTTCAGCACAGTATAGCAATTTTCGCCAATATTACTTATCAACTCTATTGTTACAATACACAAAACATCTCCCCAACCCCAACCTCAGTTTCTATAAGAAAAAATAGCTGTTGGGATAGTGGGAACACACCAAATGAAAGTATCGAAACACAGTAGACTGAGTAATGATCACATGCATTCTACTGAGCCCCTTGACATGTGTACGTAAAGGTGTGAATGCATGGAGCGATAAATTATGTGGTCAGCCTTGCATTTACATTGGTCAGTTGAAGGCGGGAAACAACACAAGACGGACGTTTCGCAATGGTTGTCTTCGGGATTGTAGGTATGTTGtgtgtattttacatacattttgcTTGCtgaaaattttaatgttttgtacgAATATCCCGAACTGTTTCTACTGATTTTATGTTGCTATTTTTGCTTTCAAATGTTGTCAAACTGCAAAAAGCAAAATGCCCACGAGTGTGTTACCTTGAACATGagatttcttatttattttgtttgtgtgtgcAAACAATCTCTTTCGTCAATGAGAGAGATGAGTAGACTTATTTTGGATTTCTTCAGTAGTCAGGGACGCTTATCCAGTCGATATGCACTCGTTGACCCctctatatattctatataaatcTTAATCCTGGACCGAGTAGAAAATGAGTCGTCTTTTGAAAATCGATAATGATGACGTCATCGGTTTATCTCTAGCAGACGACGCAATCGATAGCCTAATAGTAAAGACGTAACGTGTGGTACTGTTATAGTAAACCTAGCAGACGATAATGGTGTGAGTCATCCGGGCAGGTCTGGACAAGTTCTACAGATTTGGAAAACCAGCTTTATTTTGATACCTGTGAATGATTTTTATGGCATAAGAGTTGAGCAACAACCTCAATTACAATAACCTGTTTCTGGAATTTCACAACAGTCATTTCCAACTGGTAGACAATAATTTAAACCTTCATTACTGTTTGACCCTTTAGGACTGGGATAGtcaaaaataaaagtgtaataaacaAGTACTCGTACCATTatacaacaacagcaacaacaacaaatagcCGAGTTCTactatatgcattttatttacaaaccaTTATAATTGcacatatatagatacatttatatagtgaaataacaaatacaatcaTAATCTCTTACTTCTATTCATATCATTACACAATGAAACGTATCCATGTATTACtatacaatacattatatacatagATAGACGGACCATATTAGAGCCAGGGATGTCATCATTAATAGCCATATGGATATGTGTTATAATTGTCAGCAATAACGCGTTTATCGAAAACGATTCTGTAGTCCTTGGTTTCGCGCTTTGTTATGACATGTCCGGTTGAGGGATtccttacaattttattttcgtCCACAACAGTAACACATTCGTCACCCTTCCCAGTTACCATTGCTTTGACAGTTTGATAGTTAATGTCTAGAGAGTTTTTATAATTCAGTGTAATGCCACGTACTTTACAAATTGACATTTTTCCATGTTTGTTGGGAAAGGCAAGTTTATACGCATAATTTTTAGGACCACCCGTAACAAAGGATGTAATGCTGTTATTCGGAACTTCGTCGGTGAGGTCACCGAGGTAATCACCGAGCGGTGGTTCCCATTGACCTGGTGCCGTAGTAAACACCACGGAGTCCGTGTCACAGTACAGAACGCGTTTTCCCAAAGGTTTCAAATAACTGTAGAGCTTGAGTCGTGCCTGTGCTGTTGTATAGGCCGCTATAATCACATTGGTTCTCGCAGAGGCCTCAATGAATTCATCGTTATGTACCCATTCCAATTTGATAGATTCGTTGTTGACGAATTGCACGTTTTTCACCTTCTGTTGATCGGAGGTCATCATGTCAAAAAACTCAGTAGGGTCTGCTATGTAAGATGTTTGAGTCAAATTTGTTCGTTGACCGAATTTACCCCAGAATGAGTTCAGCATCAGCTTGGCAAGCGAGCGCAATCCAGAATTTTTCTCAATCTTGTTATAGTCTAAAAGGATGCCCTCCTTCTCATGATAGTGTTCAATATACTTCTGTTTGGTATTTTCATCGATGCACCAATCTGGCCAGCCACTCGCTTGTTGCTTCACTTTTAAGAAGGTGTTAACATACTTGGTAAACAAGCCTCCTGTTTTCGTTTCAGGATTATACTGTGATACATCGTCAAAATGCCAGATTTCATAAATGGTTTGTAGTGTATAGCCCTGCGACAATGCCTCTTTTAGCTCATCAGTCACCCAAGTACCAATAAATGCCCTCTCGCTTTCCATATGCTGACACGGCCCCTGTTGGAGGTTTTCGCTGCACGTACGGCATAAACTAAACATGAGTTTACCGCGACACTTCATTGGTAGAACTGGTATATCTAATCCGTGAGGAGGCAGAACTTTGCACTTAATGAGACCTTCATACTTTTCGATGTCTTGGAAATTGTCTGTAAAAATTTGTGGATGCCCAACAGGTATTTTTCCTGTTTTGTTAACAAATGGATATAGTGAGGTGACGTCATAGTACTTGATTTGTTTTGCGGGTGATGATTCTTCATACAATTGAAATCCTTCTGTACGACCACCAAAGAAGGCATCTCGAGGTTCTAAAGGGCTAACCAATTCAAGGCTCTGTATGTACTTCTTCATGTCTTCATTCTTCGCCATATCTCTCTTAAAATCACACTCCCAGATGGAAGTGTATGTGTAGCCATTTTCTTCTATGAATTGTTGTTTCTCTCTGGTCTTAGCATACAATTCGCCCATGCTCATGTCGTTCACTGGGTTGACTGTTGTCTTAGAAAAACACCTTGGACATCCATGCCAGAAACAACCGTGGAACTCCAGGACTACCTTTTCGCCGTTTTGTTCGTAGTACCCATCTGCTTTATATGGCCCTATCTGTTTTTCTCCCATATTGCGGCCATGTTGTATGTTAACCTGCTTTTTGTGAGCTAGGTAGGACATCCATTGATAGGCCATGATAGATTGTTTCTCTTCCGGTCTGTATCCATGTGGAGGAATAATGGCAATAGTCTCGTGGTCTAGAAAAAGGGTCCTGTATACAAGATTGCATGCAGAGGCAATAGTGATACATTTCTCAAATGGATCTATGCCTTTACTGTCTCCTACTTTGGTCAAGTCCATGAATAAAGCTCTAAATTTCAGGCAGCACTTACGAAGAATATCTACATCTGACTGACAGTAACGCAATATTTCCCTCTGGAAATCAAATGGCGTATTCTTGTTTTCTTCATACCATTTCAGGAACTTTGTCCTAGCCTCGGGTTTCATACTGTACGGTGTGTAATAGTGTAGACCGGGAAGGTGCGGTAATACGACCTTTTGATTTTCCTTCCGATTGAAGAGATGTGGAAAATAACCTTTGGCTAATTCCGTTTCGCCAAACGATCCAGGCATATCGGCTAACGCCATAGGAATGAAATTCAGTGAATCGATCATTCTCATATTGCAAACAGGCACATTAATCGACATGTACTTTGATCCAGTTGTGATAACCTCTGGAAGGACCGCATTTTCGTGAAGATAGTGGAGTATAGGATAGCTGTCATAGCCTTTAAAATTCTGACAAATGGCAGTTGCGCCAGTATTTTCCTCGGAGAACAGCCACTTGCAAAACTTGTCTGTAGTATCAATTCCTTGAAATACTCGTTCATTTTTACCACAGACACGGCAAAAAGATTCTGAAGTGATTGGATATTCCACACACGAACCACATACTTTTTGTGCTACACATAGATTGGGTCTGTGCTGGAAAGTACCACACCAGGCCTTGTTGCAGTGTCCACATTTTCCATTCTTTCCTTCAGTATATCCCTGTTCACACTGCAGTTTTTCATCCTGTGTACATTCAAAATCCCAAAATATGTATTGGAAATGTTCCTTATTCTTTGATGTCTTTTTCTTTGGCGAGTTGTCGTCGTTATTTACTGGTTGCATGTAGCATAAGTGTTCTTCTGTGACAAAATCTTTACATGTCTTACAATAGACCTCGTGACAGACATGTGTCTTCTTGTGTCtattcatatttattgtttgGTTACAGTCCttacatttgaaatatgtattacagGTACTTTTGCCTGCACCACTAGTCTTCAAATGCATCTGATAGCACAACTCACTCTTGAAGCTTCTATTACACTCAGCACAAAATCTCCAATTTTCCTCTTCATCCAAATGCAGTTTGTGACAATAGATGCACGGGTTGTTACACACATGTTTTTCTTTATGATCGTATCCCTTCTTGCACTGTTGGCAAAAATAGCTACGGTTGAGAAACCCGGTCATTTTGGTAATGACGTCAAAATGTTCGTCATGATAGTACAAGTAAATGGGAACACCGCCTTCTACACCGTCATAGATAATGCCATTGAAATGATCCTTTGATAAGACGTAAATTTGGTAATTTGGCAAAGCAGCTTGAAACTTCTTAACTTCTTCAATACCACATTTCTTTAACGGCACATTTGCTTTTCTGTGTAGTTCAATAGCCAGTGTCCTTTGAAGTCCATATCCTCGCCGTATGCTATCCCATTGAGGGTGCTTATCATGGCGGGCAATTGCAGTCACAACAGCTCTAGCGCAGCAGAGTTCATCTTTGTTTTGTATCTGGATCACACTCCCtttgttttgtaacattttgtttaagtctACATATGGTTTTTTTAGGTTCCCTTTTCCATATGGGTTTTGGACGTGAACAATATCGATGTTGAAAGTTTCATCAACCACAAATTGTTGGTACGATTGGAGTACACGTTCAATCTCAGATAACACTCTATCTACAGTCAATTGGTGACGTGGCATGAACTCCAGTGTGATGGGAAAATCCAACTCCGGATTGTCAATAGATATCCTCACTAAATCTGTGTCTGGTATCAGCTGTGTAATGTCATCGAGAATAGATTGAAACACTGTTTTTaacgtttttaaaatattagGCAGCCCATCAACTTCCAGGTCTTTAATATTGACTTTGTAATACGATGCTGTTGTCCTAAACTTTTCTATCTTTCTTTCTCCAGTTTTCTCAATGTCGTAAAACGCCGATGGATCTTCTTCCAATCTCTGCCTTTTCGCTGCCCCACCTCCCTCTTGGCTATCTAAAGCTCGTTTAGCCCTAGGCCAACCGTGTTCTTGATGTAAGTGTTCGTTCAACGCATCTTCTCGCGCGAACACCTTCAGACATTCGGGACAATGCTGATTGTTCTCGTTTCTGTGTTTAAGCATATGTCGCTCGAGATTCTGTTTTCTGGAAAATGACTTTTTGCACGATTCACACTTGTGTTTCCAATGATTATGCGTTCTTCTGTGCTGGAGAAGTTGGCTAAGTTTGGGAAAGCTAGTCCCACATTGCTCACAAACGTACTGTGGCATCTTTTTAGCCAGCTCTGAAATAGAAAGATAGATGCCTATAAATAATTTGATAGCTGCAAAGGCCATACTTACAATTCTAAAATCtaataaatagaaaaactaATGAAACTTGCACAATGAATAGTAACATGTTCTCTGAGATACCGGGCGAAAGTCTATGAAAACAGCCAGGCAAGACAACAAAAAGTCAGGCGAGACATCAAAAAACCAGGCGAGACATACCTTTTTGCCAGTTAAGTAGCTCCAATGTAAGTTTCTGATGCACGTTTAGGTCCGCTATAGACTGTTCTCTAACTGAAAAAGAAAGATGTAATGACGACGTCAGCTTTTATACCTGCGTGTCGGTCATACGCCCTGGGCAATTGCATTTTGATTGGTTGATGAAAACGCATTTTGATTGGTTGGACAAGTCGTAAGGTGATTAGTGGATTTGAGTTGAAAAAcgcaatttgattggtcaaaaaTCCGCCCATTTGATTGGTTTACACTTTTCTTGGTTCGTGTATAAATACGTGGATTAGTCTCGAACGTGTCATTTATCAGTTCACCGTCAGAGAGTCAACATGTTCAAATGCAAAGAATGCTTGATGGGATTTACGAGGAGCGATAATATGAAGAGACACTGGACGCATATGCATGGGGTAACCAGTGAAGCGTATCCTCCACAGGGAGcgcctcctcctcctcctcctgaAGGACATAGGGATGCACAGGGAGtgcctcctcctcctcctcctcctcctcctgaAGGACATAGGGATGCACAGGGAGtgcctcctcctcctcctcctcctcctcctcctgaAGGACATAGAGATGCACAGGGAGCGCCTCCTCCGCAGCCACCAAAAGGAGAACTCAAGAAAGTTACATTTCAACACCCTTTCACCATGATGATATCTGGGCCAACATCGTGCGGAAAAACGACGATTGTAAAGGACATGTTACAGAATAACACCTCCAAAATACGACCAAGTATTGACAGGATTGTGTGGTTGTATAAACGGTGGCAACCATTATACGACGAAGTGCATGCATCTGTACTGCCTCGAGTGGAATTTGTCAGGGGTATTCCCAACGACCTGGAAGACGATGAGTTCTTCGACCCCACTATAAACAACTTGCTTATATTAGATGACCTCTACTCAGAATCCGGCAAGGATAAACGCATCACGGACTTGTTTACGGAGGGATCGCACCATAGGTCTCTATCCGTGATTTCTATTAACCAGAACTTATTCGGTAACAAGGATCCTACACAGAGAAGAAACTGTCACTATCTGATACTATTCAACAACCCCGTCGACAAACAATCCGTCATGACATTGGCAAGACAGATGTACCCGGGACAAAGTGAGACACTGCTGAACATGTTCGCAAAAGCGACAAAACGCCCTTTCGGATATCTGTTGGTGGATTTGAAGCCATTTACGCCGAATAATCAGCGGCTTAGGTGTATTGAACCAGAACAGTATGCAGAAGTAAGGCGTGCCTTAGAACGCAAGCATCACGTGACTGTTCCAAAATCTATAAATACGGAGCAAATTCCAACAAATCATCATTCTTCAGTTGGCAGTCACACAGTGAACATCGTGGAAGAAAATATGGATAAAGGTCAGGCTTGTGACGATTGTGGACAATTATTCGAGTCCGGTCATGACGTGCAGAGACACGTAAAAAGTGGCTGGTGCCCAGAAAATAGGGAACCCCAGGCTAAAAGGGCAAAACTGGATGAGAAAATAATGGATGAGGAAATTACTGATGATAGTGTCGAAGATAACACCGGTTATCAACATATATGGTATCTGGCAAAGGGCTTTAGCAAACCAAAGTTCAACAAGTTATACGATCGACTCATTGGCGATGGAGAAAATGAAGATGACGCTAACGAATTGGCGAACGAACGTGTGCAGCCCTACAGAGAAAAGAATTTTCTTCAAAGATACCAATCGCTATTGGAAATATATTGGTTTCCATTATCGACCAACGTCACTCATCGTAGAATTGTGCAAGACATAAACGATATGCGCAGGAAGGGGGTCAGTTTAACATCGGCCATAAAAAGGGtcttgaagaaaaataaaaacgcTTTTGGAGACTTATTTGAGTTGGAGGACAGCGATGAAAGCGAGGATACCGATAGCGACGACGAAAGTGACTCGGAAATTGCATAAATTGGCACTGTTTATATTTGAACACTCATTCGTAGTGTGGACATAGAACAGTTAACATGGCGCAAGTTGAAGATTATTTGAAAACGATTTATTACGATGCAAAGCACCCCGGCGGATTTGCCGGACCACAAAAACTGTACAAAGTGGTACAGAAGGAAGGCAAATTTCGTATCGGTATGCACAGGATACGGAAATTTCTGCACGATCAAGAATCGTACAGTCTACATAAACCCGTGAGAAGGCGATTCCAGAGAAACCATGTCATTAGCGCCGGGAAAGACGACTTATGGATGGCGGACTTGATCGATATGGATAAATTCGCTGATTCGAATGAGGGATTCAAGTATATTCTGCTGTTGATCGATACCTTCTCAAAGTACGTGTGGTTAGAACCACTCAAGCACAAAACCGGTGATGAGGTGGCTAAGGCATTCAGAACAATATTTACAACATCAGGGCGATCTCCGAATAAGCTGATCACCGATAAAGGTAAATATATGGTTAAGTTATCTAATGTCAAGAATGACAAAGAAAGCATTTGTACACTATATCAACTGTATCAGTATTCAgtacatatacaattaatatgAAGTGCAGTTATAATTCAatgacgaaaaaaaaaatcatgatgtGAAATTCTTCTTATAAAGAATCAGTGATGTATATTGACTAGTACTAACACACCGACTGTTTTATTCTAGGTCAGGAATTTAGAGCCAGGAAAGTGCAAGAGTTGATGAAGAAAGAAGACATTCATTACTTTCCAACTCAAAACGAAACCAAAGCTTCCACGTCAGAGAGGGCTATTTTAACGATCAAGACCAGGCTGATGCGCTATTTTTCGTACAAGGAGACGAGCTCATTCCTACCAGTGTTGCAAGACATCGCGGAAAACTATAACAATACCTATCACAGAACCATCGGTATGACACCCGCTGATGTGAATGACACCAACCAGGAGGAAGTGCGACTATCCACCTATTTTGCGCGAAATCCAAAAAGCAAACCAATACATACAAAACTCAGACCATTCATGTTTAAAGTTGGCGCTTTCGTACGCATCAGTCATCTGAGAACTGTGTTTACTCGAGCGTACGACCAGACGTATTCCGGtgaagtgtttaaaatacataaacgtTACCATAGAGGAAGAATCCCCATCTACAGACTAGTGGACTTGCAGGACGAGGAAATCAaaggaacattttatgaaagtgaACTTCAAAAAGTGAACTTTAACCCAGACCAgagttttaaaattgatacaatTTTGAAGACAAAAGGGAAaggacaaaataaacaatattttgtgaaatggaaatattaccCCAAAAAATTCAATAGCTGGGTCAGAGCGAGTGACATTGAGTGAATCTCACTTTACACATAGTTTCTTTGATGTTCTTATATCGTAcgtttgtaaataaatcataggaaaaaaactttgtatatatttcacgtgtatatcaatgtatatttCATGTGTGAATAAATCTAGTGTAGAAAAtaatagtgttgttgtttttattttatttatacgaTGTGTATTCATATATCTTATACACAAGGATGACGTTAGAAGCTCGTCTTAATTAGGCACCCGTGTGGTATATAGAGCTGGTTTATATACCCTATCTAGTGATCTTAGCGGACATTTTGGGCCAGGTCCTGTCACTAGACGGAGAGATTCCTAATTGTCCGAGCTTATAAGGTCTCGTGATGACTAGAAGCGGGTCCTAATGCTACATCGTGCATCACCTCACTATAGCATTAAGTCGGTCTAACGACACCTCCGTACTTCTAGATGTCCCTTACTGTACCCCATACTTAgacatttctttcatatttcatCAATTGGTTCACTTACCTATGAATTCCCTGTTCTAACCAACGTGCTCTCACTTCGAAGACTTGTTCTGGGATATGACAAATGCGTCAAATGCAACCCTTTTATACTGTCGGATTACCCCCATTTTCCACGAGGGTATTACGGGTTATATTTTCTTACACCACCCATATGAAGTATAAGCATTACAATCACGAAACACCCCTATTTTTGGAACAGTCTATTTTAGGGCAAATTTTGCGATTTATTAGCAATTTAGACACTGATCTGATTAGACGTATTTTTATGCTTCTctcatattttttgtaattgatATTACGTATACTTTCGTGTTCGGCCCGTATTTTGTTAGATTCAAATCCATATACTTACGCGAACGACTGGTATTAAATTTTGGTAACTTTTCAGTGCTATACTTTCGCGAATGACTTTTCTTTGAAGAAAGActgaaatgaagaatttcaaattttgcaacattttcaCCGGGATTCGATCTCGGGACCTTTGGTGCAGAAGGCAAACGCGCTAACCGCTCGACTATCGCGACATCGACGTACCAGCGAGTTAAACTAAAGCTTTTATCTCAAATACTCGTCAGCGCTAGACAGTAACCAATACATTCCATTATGACAGGTGTTTTACCACTAGTTTATATTCGCTCGTTTAAACCTCTATCGTCGAGTAATTGAATAAGTGGTTCTTTGTATAGCTGAATAGGACAGATATCTTTAAAGTTAAACTTTTCAACACAGCTGGATTTAAACTGATAAGATCGACTTTGTTGATGGTATATTGATGAGTGTCATAACTGAATTATAAATCTTTATTTCGCatatcttatacatgtatgaagatAAAGCTGGTTTTCCAAATCGGTAGAACTTGTCCAGACCTGCCCGGATGACTCACACCATTATCGTCTGCTAGGTTTACTATAACAGTACCACACGTTACGTCTTTACTATTAGGCTATCGATTGCGTCGTCTGCTAGAGATAAACCGATGACGTCATCATTATCGATTTTCAAAAGACGACTCATTTTCTACTCGGTCCAGGATTAAgatttatatagaatatatagagGGGTCAACGAGTGCATATCGACTGGATAAGCGTCCCTGACTACTTTCTTCCC from Mya arenaria isolate MELC-2E11 chromosome 7, ASM2691426v1 carries:
- the LOC128240969 gene encoding uncharacterized protein LOC128240969; translated protein: MSMGELYAKTREKQQFIEENGYTYTSIWECDFKRDMAKNEDMKKYIQSLELVSPLEPRDAFFGGRTEGFQLYEESSPAKQIKYYDVTSLYPFVNKTGKIPVGHPQIFTDNFQDIEKYEGLIKCKVLPPHGLDIPVLPMKCRGKLMFSLCRTCSENLQQGPCQHMESERAFIGTWVTDELKEALSQGYTLQTIYEIWHFDDVSQYNPETKTGGLFTKYVNTFLKVKQQASGWPDWCIDENTKQKYIEHYHEKEGILLDYNKIEKNSGLRSLAKLMLNSFWGKFGQRTNLTQTSYIADPTEFFDMMTSDQQKVKNVQFVNNESIKLEWVHNDEFIEASARTNVIIAAYTTAQARLKLYSYLKPLGKRVLYCDTDSVVFTTAPGQWEPPLGDYLGDLTDEVPNNSITSFVTGGPKNYAYKLAFPNKHGKMSICKVRGITLNYKNSLDINYQTVKAMVTGKGDECVTVVDENKIVRNPSTGHVITKRETKDYRIVFDKRVIADNYNTYPYGY